The following proteins come from a genomic window of Nicotiana tomentosiformis chromosome 12, ASM39032v3, whole genome shotgun sequence:
- the LOC104090525 gene encoding small ribosomal subunit protein uS8my-like: MGRRILNDALRTIVNAEKRGFASAQLQPVSNVIANFLQIMKYRGYIKDFHVHDPHRVGKITVQLLGRVNDCRALTYRQDIKAASIENYKTRALPTRQWGYVVITTPNGVLDHEEAMRQNVGGQVIGYFY, translated from the exons ATGGGCCGGAGAATACTGAACGATGCGTTGAGGACAATTGTGAACGCTGAAAAGAGAGGTTTCGCTTCAGCTCAGCTCCAACCTGTCTCCAATGTCATTGCTAATTTTCTACAAATCATGAAATATCGAG GTTATATCAAAGACTTTCATGTGCATGATCCTCATAGAGTTGGCAAGATAACTGTCCAATTGCTTGGAAGGGTCAATGATTGTCGTGCTCTCACCTACAGACAAGACATCAAGGCTGCAAGCATTGAGAATTACAAGACACGCGCACTACCGACACGTCAG TGGGGCTATGTTGTTATTACAACACCAAATGGAGTTTTGGATCACGAAGAAGCAATGCGGCAAAATGTGGGTGGTCAAGTTATTGGCTACTTCTATTGA
- the LOC104090524 gene encoding ubiquitin carboxyl-terminal hydrolase 6 isoform X2, whose translation MVTVSVKWQKEVYPAVEIDTSQPPYVFKAQLYDLTGVPPERQKIMVKGGLLKDDADWSKVGVKEGQRLMMMGTADEIVKAPEKGPVFAEDLPEEEQVVNVGHSAGLFNLGNTCYMNSTVQCLHSVPELKSALTEYNQLGRSNDLDHSSHLLTVATRDLFNDLDKNVKPVAPMQFWTVLRKKYPQFGQQSNGAFMQQDAEECWTQLLYTLSQSLKSPNSSESPDIVKALFGIEFDNRIHCAESGEESTETETVYSLKCHISQEVNHLHEGLKRGLKSELEKASPSLGRSAVYVKDSRINGLPRYLTIQFVRFFWKRESNQKAKILRKVDYPLSLDVYDFCSEDLRKKLEGPRQVLRDAEGKKAGLKTSGKTSSSTDGDVKMTEAEESSSGSGEASKTTQEGVLPEKEHHLTGIYDLVAVLTHKGRSADSGHYVAWVKQENGKWVQFDDDNPIPQREEDIPKLSGGGDWHMAYICVYKARVVPM comes from the exons ATGGTCACAG TAAGTGTAAAGTGGCAAAAAGAAGTCTATCCTGCTGTGGAAATTGACACTAGCCAGCCTCCTTATGTTTTCAAAGCCCAGCTGTATGATCTAACAGGGGTACCACCTGAAAGGCAAAAGATAATGGTCAAAGGTGGTTTGCTTAAG GACGATGCCGACTGGTCGAAAGTAGGAGTAAAAGAG GGTCAAAGGCTGATGATGATGGGAACTGCAGATGAGATTGTGAAGGCCCCTGAAAAAGGTCCTGTTTTTGCTGAAGATTTACCTGAAGAAGAGCAAGTGGTTAATGTG GGTCATTCTGCTGGATTATTTAATCTCGGAAATACATGCTACATGAACTCCACAGTACAGTGCTTGCATTCAGTTCCGGAACTGAAGTCTGCTCTAACAGA GTATAACCAGCTCGGTAGAAGCAATGATTTGGATCACTCATCTCATCTCTTGACAGTTGCAACAAGAGATCTGTTTAATGACCTGGATAAAAATGTCAAACCAGTGGCGCCAATGCAATTCTGGACG GTTTTGCGGAAGAAATATCCTCAATTTGGCCAGCAGAGCAATGGAGCTTTCATGCAGCAG GATGCTGAAGAGTGTTGGACGCAACTACTTTACACCCTTTCTCAGTCTCTTAAATCACCGAACTCTAG TGAAAGTCCAGATATTGTGAAGGCTCTCTTTGGTATTGAGTTTGACAACAG GATTCATTGTGCTGAAAGTGGTGAAGAAAGCACAGAAACAGAAACTGTTTATTCCCTTAAATGCCACATTTCACAGGAAGTGAACCATTTGCATGAAGGTTTGAAACGT GGTCTGAAATCAGAACTGGAGAAGGCGTCCCCGTCACTTGGACGGAGTGCAGTTTATGTGAAAGACTCCCGAATCAATGGCTTGCCAAG ATACTTGACCATTCAGTTCGTCCGGTTTTTCTGGAAAAGGGAATCAAATCAAAAGGCAAAGATTTTGCGG AAAGTGGATTACCCGCTGTCGTTGGATGTATATGATTTTTGTTCGGAAGACCTCCGCAAGAAACTGGAAGGTCCTCGCCAG GTTTTGAGGGATGCTGAAGGTAAGAAGGCCGGTTTAAAAACCAGTGGGAAAACTTCAAGCTCAACTGACGGCGACGTTAAAATGACTGAGGCTGAG GAATCATCTAGTGGAAGTGGAGAAGCATCTAAAACAACCCAAGAAG GTGTTCTGCCTGAGAAGGAGCACCACTTGACTGGAATATATGATTTGGTGGCCGTGCTGACTCACAAGGGAAGAAGTGCAGACTCGGGGCATTATGTTGCCTGGGTCAAGCAAGAAAACG GAAAGTGGGTTCAATTTGATGATGACAATCCAATTCCGCAGAGAGAAGAGGACATCCCTAAACTTTCAGGAGGTG GTGATTGGCATATGGCTTATATTTGCGTGTACAAGGCCCGTGTAGTTCCCATGTGA
- the LOC104090523 gene encoding probable pectate lyase 4, with amino-acid sequence MMKTNKPSYFMLTLLFTILITISSTSFVHGFNVIDKCWRTDPNWRNHRQQLAKCSVGYSGKMTNNIGPDVVQYMVTDPSDDPLNPKPGTLRYAMTHINGKVWVTFQRDMTIRLQNPLLVSSFTTIDGRGVKVNIADGACLMLQRVTNVIIHGLKIHHCKAQTASTVLGPDKKIVNVGPVDGDAIRMLTSSNIWIDHNTLFDCEDGLIDVTRGSTDITISNNWFRTQNKVMLLGHDDGFLRDKNMKVTVAFNYFGPNCNQRMPRVRHGYAHVVNNLYKGWGNYAIGGSMNPSIKSQANYFIAPKGGKKEITWRKQGGVGEVSWNFQSVEDVFENGASFSESGSGRESVKPNYLPDQAFPVEEGKNVKALTRNAGALKCSSTSNC; translated from the exons AAACTAACAAGCCTTCATATTTCATGTTAACTCTTCTATTTACTATActaataacaatttcaagtacaAGTTTTGTGCATGGATTTAACGTGATTGATAAATGTTGGAGAACAgatccaaattggaggaatcacAGGCAACAATTAGCTAAATGTTCTGTGGGTTATTCTGGAAAGATGACTAATAATATTGGACCCGACGTGGTACAATATATGGTTACAGATCCTAGTGACGatcccctaaaccctaaacccggAACCCTCAGATATGCGATGACACATATCAATGGAAAGGTTTGGGTAACTTTCCAAAGAGACATGACTATTAGGCTCCAAAACCCTCTCTTAGTTAGCAGTTTCACAACCATTGATGGCCGTGGAGTTAAGGTTAACATTGCTGATGGTGCTTGTCTAATGCTCCAAAGG GTGACAAATGTGATAATTCATGGTCTAAAAATCCACCATTGCAAGGCACAAACAGCATCAACAGTCTTAGGACCTGATAAGAAAATAGTAAATGTGGGTCCAGTGGATGGAGATGCAATTAGAATGTTGACTTCTTCCAATATTTGGATTGACCACAATACCCTTTTCGATTGTGAAGATGGTTTAATTGATGTCACTCGTGGTTCTACTGATATTACCATTTCCAATAATTGGTTTAGGACCCAAAATAAGGTTATGTTATTAGGTCATGATGATGGATTTCTAAGAGACAAGAACATGAAGGTTACTGTTGCATTCAATTATTTTGGTCCTAATTGCAACCAGAGAATGCCAAG GGTTCGCCATGGATATGCACATGTGGTAAACAATCTATACAAGGGATGGGGAAACTACGCAATAGGGGGAAGCATGAACCCAAGCATTAAAAGCCAAGCCAATTATTTCATTGCACCTAAAGGAGGAAAGAAAGAG ATAACATGGAGAAAGCAGGGTGGAGTTGGTGAAGTTTCATGGAATTTCCAATCTGTTGAAGATGTATTTGAGAACGGAGCATCTTTCAGCGAATCGGGTTCGGGTCGTGAGTCCGTGAAGCCTAACTATCTACCAGATCAAGCTTTTCCAGTGGAAGAAGGAAAAAATGTCAAGGCCTTGACTAGAAATGCTGGTGCTCTAAAATGTTCCTCTACTTCTAACTGCTGA
- the LOC104090524 gene encoding ubiquitin carboxyl-terminal hydrolase 6 isoform X1 encodes MVTVSVKWQKEVYPAVEIDTSQPPYVFKAQLYDLTGVPPERQKIMVKGGLLKDDADWSKVGVKEGQRLMMMGTADEIVKAPEKGPVFAEDLPEEEQVVNVGHSAGLFNLGNTCYMNSTVQCLHSVPELKSALTEYNQLGRSNDLDHSSHLLTVATRDLFNDLDKNVKPVAPMQFWTVLRKKYPQFGQQSNGAFMQQDAEECWTQLLYTLSQSLKSPNSSESPDIVKALFGIEFDNRIHCAESGEESTETETVYSLKCHISQEVNHLHEGLKRGLKSELEKASPSLGRSAVYVKDSRINGLPRYLTIQFVRFFWKRESNQKAKILRKVDYPLSLDVYDFCSEDLRKKLEGPRQVLRDAEGKKAGLKTSGKTSSSTDGDVKMTEAEESSSGSGEASKTTQEVNSISGVLPEKEHHLTGIYDLVAVLTHKGRSADSGHYVAWVKQENGKWVQFDDDNPIPQREEDIPKLSGGGDWHMAYICVYKARVVPM; translated from the exons ATGGTCACAG TAAGTGTAAAGTGGCAAAAAGAAGTCTATCCTGCTGTGGAAATTGACACTAGCCAGCCTCCTTATGTTTTCAAAGCCCAGCTGTATGATCTAACAGGGGTACCACCTGAAAGGCAAAAGATAATGGTCAAAGGTGGTTTGCTTAAG GACGATGCCGACTGGTCGAAAGTAGGAGTAAAAGAG GGTCAAAGGCTGATGATGATGGGAACTGCAGATGAGATTGTGAAGGCCCCTGAAAAAGGTCCTGTTTTTGCTGAAGATTTACCTGAAGAAGAGCAAGTGGTTAATGTG GGTCATTCTGCTGGATTATTTAATCTCGGAAATACATGCTACATGAACTCCACAGTACAGTGCTTGCATTCAGTTCCGGAACTGAAGTCTGCTCTAACAGA GTATAACCAGCTCGGTAGAAGCAATGATTTGGATCACTCATCTCATCTCTTGACAGTTGCAACAAGAGATCTGTTTAATGACCTGGATAAAAATGTCAAACCAGTGGCGCCAATGCAATTCTGGACG GTTTTGCGGAAGAAATATCCTCAATTTGGCCAGCAGAGCAATGGAGCTTTCATGCAGCAG GATGCTGAAGAGTGTTGGACGCAACTACTTTACACCCTTTCTCAGTCTCTTAAATCACCGAACTCTAG TGAAAGTCCAGATATTGTGAAGGCTCTCTTTGGTATTGAGTTTGACAACAG GATTCATTGTGCTGAAAGTGGTGAAGAAAGCACAGAAACAGAAACTGTTTATTCCCTTAAATGCCACATTTCACAGGAAGTGAACCATTTGCATGAAGGTTTGAAACGT GGTCTGAAATCAGAACTGGAGAAGGCGTCCCCGTCACTTGGACGGAGTGCAGTTTATGTGAAAGACTCCCGAATCAATGGCTTGCCAAG ATACTTGACCATTCAGTTCGTCCGGTTTTTCTGGAAAAGGGAATCAAATCAAAAGGCAAAGATTTTGCGG AAAGTGGATTACCCGCTGTCGTTGGATGTATATGATTTTTGTTCGGAAGACCTCCGCAAGAAACTGGAAGGTCCTCGCCAG GTTTTGAGGGATGCTGAAGGTAAGAAGGCCGGTTTAAAAACCAGTGGGAAAACTTCAAGCTCAACTGACGGCGACGTTAAAATGACTGAGGCTGAG GAATCATCTAGTGGAAGTGGAGAAGCATCTAAAACAACCCAAGAAG TAAACTCCATTTCAGGTGTTCTGCCTGAGAAGGAGCACCACTTGACTGGAATATATGATTTGGTGGCCGTGCTGACTCACAAGGGAAGAAGTGCAGACTCGGGGCATTATGTTGCCTGGGTCAAGCAAGAAAACG GAAAGTGGGTTCAATTTGATGATGACAATCCAATTCCGCAGAGAGAAGAGGACATCCCTAAACTTTCAGGAGGTG GTGATTGGCATATGGCTTATATTTGCGTGTACAAGGCCCGTGTAGTTCCCATGTGA
- the LOC104090526 gene encoding large ribosomal subunit protein eL28z-like, with the protein MATVPGQLVWEIVKKNNSFLVKEFGNGSAGVVFSKEPNNLYNLHSYKHSGLANKKTVSIQAGGKDQSVLLATTKTKKQNKPSSLLNKSAMKKEFRRMAKAVTNQVADNYYRPDLKKAALARLSAVNRSLKVSKSGVKKRNRQA; encoded by the exons ATGGCAACAGTACCAGGGCAATTAGTGTGGGAAATCGTGAAGAAGAACAACTCCTTTTTAGTGAAGGAGTTCGGCAATGGTAGCGCCGGTGTTGTGTTTAGCAAAGAGCCTAACAATCTTTACAATCTTCACTCTTACAAGCACTCTG gCCTAGCAAACAAGAAAACTGTGTCTATCCAGGCTGGAGGCAAAGATCAATCTGTGTTGCTTGCTACAACGAAGACCAAGAAACAGAACAAGCCTTCAAGCTTGCTAAACAAATCTGCAATGAAGAAGGAATTCCGCCGCATGGCCAAGGCCGTAACAAACCAG GTTGCAGACAACTATTACAGGCCAGATCTGAAGAAGGCAGCTCTTGCACGGTTGAGTGCAGTGAACAGGAGTCTCAAGGTCTCCAAGTCTGGTGTCAAGAAGAGGAACAGGCAGGCCTAG